TATGTTTTGTTGTTTTTACGTTTTTCCTCTTTCAAACGCTTTTCTTCTGCTTTAGTTTTTTTCCAATGTGCTTTGATTTCTTCGAGAGATCCAAAGGTAGCATTGCCAAAAACATGAGGATGGCGGCGTACAATTTTCTCTTCAACTTGTTTGATTACGTCCTTATACGAGAACAAACTTTGTTGTTTTGCCAAGGTGCAGATATGAGTAATATTCAATAATAAATCTCCTAATTCTTCTCGTAATTCATCATAATCCTTTTTATCAATTGCTTCAGCTATCTCTTCTGCTTCTTCAAGAATATACTTTTTCATGGATTCAATGGTTTGTTCTT
This genomic interval from Candidatus Woesearchaeota archaeon contains the following:
- a CDS encoding nucleotide pyrophosphohydrolase — encoded protein: MKESFESFVKKVEQLHGLHDHEGCLWDKEQTIESMKKYILEEAEEIAEAIDKKDYDELREELGDLLLNITHICTLAKQQSLFSYKDVIKQVEEKIVRRHPHVFGNATFGSLEEIKAHWKKTKAEEKRLKEEKRKNNKT